From a region of the Cyprinus carpio isolate SPL01 chromosome B21, ASM1834038v1, whole genome shotgun sequence genome:
- the LOC109058099 gene encoding protein transport protein Sec16A-like isoform X1: protein MQPPPRTAPPGASGPPPPSGGPNAFRRTRPHKHGAAAAMTPAAPSTQPVTDPFAFGRQSFLPMAGGSQAPLTNSNPLPMQGPPLPGFNPMIPPQGTTPGAAQADSPGPPPRIFTPQPVPLGPTPSSNPLPAEPGYFNSQEPMAYIAQLPNPAPSFSSSSSNPPSTGPTPPVQSQTPFQSQPTPPLPSHWVPDHRSRPPSVQNYFQPTSDLPSQPFQAQAPPPLPSPHTARPVTQSQNQGQSAQPNVTGPAATHGSHFPAQNYFSQSGGPSEPWFNQNPQDPSQRACPVSYSEVPSDSGTISMFFRGNDVENEETLSGEGRVNGIQHPFHSTTEFSGPYLNDTGNIRAGAGPCDSVENQECVPNQEVLPSEPPPGHSFEGVPNLETPDTGPRLARSSSVSSSYSNVSHSSGHGPHSGSHIPRRQQGVVGTFIQQESPRPPDHPPLHPSTGGYFEQIDCNPAAEASPTFPTPSPPKPVGVFQASANSSFEPVRSHGVGVRPAEVDRARVVMEKGGCDMQPVNLEQPPDNLETIYLPERRPSSRAQGARRPIESPATTLWAQNDTASLGANILLAPAAPSLAATFVPAHPLEVIQPPEDGPLDLHPTKPDPQPPSENMEIPPDSTPQASLGYASLLVTSPPVEALNQPVLIAPPSSLVSSQNLSQPSNQTSPRETATPVHPPPQSSEINQMPQNSPPMNQPQPLFSQTLVNFSTSSTQGILNLAQETKDVQPSVQAPRPVLSRAQSLRSDNQYLPPSVSQAQTSAPATSHNESSNYELLDFSMHQPQSMNQAVPAVSQSAHPAGLVNNTHGFYLQVTKDAQQGGQSDSEPLPLQQISNPPRPSSNQPNNDPTHTSYPAHPPPAQHQPPPQFPPAQSGAPPGSGFASYPPQSGNSAPQPLQEPQRPSSSLGGQSGYGAPPAMPPGPGYAGYYPGPYPEYQNGRPPYPPQYPMDPRSQSYYQDDPYRRGDPRYGWYDGQNPGYREAERQPERPSSRTSQYSDRPNSRQGYQEDLSRPSRSAYDDYYANYYKRQYDAYGDRSRWYDPNAAYDPRYRAYYDQAYGWYYGDAYYNQQYQNSRKEGYDDPWRYYPGYDSSFDDECRRREPYVDDFDRRSVHSEQSAHSVHSSHSRRSSFSSRSQQSQVYRSQPDLVNAAYDATGMTFPADYTYSQYPNPSDTVDYSQIPYSTDNTWTAPEQPPPRPLTPEKFSVPHRCARFGPAGQLILVQPNLPSAGQPTLVEIHSMETILQDSPEQSEMRSFPGPLVKEETHKVDVIKFAQNKAQECLRNDDLIDKDSAYLIWEFIVLLCRQNGTVVGTDIADLLLKEHRSVWLPGKSPNEANLIDFNNEAIEHAEEEEAGPISLLSDTLMGVPENVGKETERFRELLLFGRKKDALESAMKNGLWGHALLLASKMDNRTHARVMTRFANSLPINDPLQTVYQLMSGRMPAAATCCGDEKWGDWRPHLAMMLSNLTHTLDLDTRTISTMGDTLASKGLVDAAHFCYLMAQVGFGVYTKKSTKMVLIGSNHSLPFLKFCSSEAIQRTESYEYAQSLCSQPLSLPNFQVFKFIYACRLAEAGLCAQAFHYCEVISRTLLSLPEYYSAVFISQLIQMSLRLRFFDPQLKERPEQELFIEPDWLLHLRQLDGQIKDGAITLRADRSTPQLYPCSTPSSEDQCSQSDLSTLNPDPHNPLMTSLLPPAGVQLMPPAPPTILQDGAVPLQQAPPQGESVPFYPIAPGPPQPNFAAPFHPEMHEQYMPMPPQQIPQQMPHQMPPQFPTYSPAEMPPQMPPGMPPQMPPPMPGAEHGSIPSSPQQFPQSSPTFTAPPPQGKDFYEMARMGPGRRSRSTSQSSVQLTSGRRSRTTSESSNHSGREHSSSLVNQGSPPPPPIPEAPPQDEPKKTKKDSPKKGASGGWLTWLYPKRKNEAHLPDDKNKSIVWDEKKQKWVNLDEPEEESKPPPPPPTGFPKAPMGGMVPPGVGGPAGGPPVNMFSRRAGTKSRYVDVLNPGRRGSKPAAVVPPPADLFAPLAPMAMPANLFTPAAALDEQQQPMEGSVPDAGGENTEQTSATVPQMFNPNALPPGPEGTQSGELSRSSSMSSLSREVSQHLNQVPAQPPMQGAPPAGGVTFYNPSQFAQSVPTSRARSGRLGQRGYPTIK, encoded by the exons CGCCCACCTTCTGTTCAGAACTACTTTCAGCCAACTAGTGATCTCCCATCTCAGCCTTTTCAAGCTCAAGCCCCACCTCCTTTGCCCTCTCCCCACACAGCCCGACCAGTGACGCAATCTCAGAATCAAGGTCAGTCAGCTCAGCCAAATGTTACTGGGCCTGCTGCAACTCATGGGAGTCATTTCCCGGCTCAGAATTACTTCAGTCAGTCAGGTGGACCCTCAGAGCCATGGTTCAATCAAAACCCACAGGATCCATCTCAGCGTGCCTGTCCTGTCTCCTACTCTGAAGTTCCCAGTGATTCCGGAACTATCTCAATGTTCTTTAGGGGCAATGATGTTGAAAATGAAGAAACTCTGTCAGGTGAGGGACGTGTAAATGGGATTCAACACCCTTTCCATTCGACAACTGAGTTCTCTGGTCCATATTTGAATGACACTGGTAACATTCGAGCTGGGGCAGGACCATGTGATTCTGTGGAGAATCAGGAATGTGTTCCAAACCAGGAAGTACTGCCTAGTGAGCCTCCTCCAGGCCATTCCTTTGAGGGGGTGCCTAATTTGGAGACACCTGACACTGGTCCTCGTCTTGCACGCTCTTCAAGTGTTTCATCCAGCTACAGTAATGTCAGTCACAGCAGTGGTCACGGTCCTCACAGTGGCAGCCACATCCCTCGGCGACAGCAAGGTGTTGTGGGAACATTTATCCAACAGGAAAGTCCCCGCCCACCAGATCACCCTCCTTTGCATCCCTCCACTGGTGGATATTTTGAACAGATAGACTGCAACCCAGCTGCAGAGGCAAGTCCTACTTTCCCAACTCCTAGCCCACCTAAACCAGTAGGTGTGTTCCAAGCAAGTGCAAATTCTTCCTTTGAGCCTGTTCGCTCACATGGTGTAGGAGTTCGACCTGCTGAGGTTGATCGTGCACGTGTGGTCATGGAAAAGGGTGGATGTGACATGCAGCCTGTCAACCTAGAACAACCCCCAGACAACTTGGAGACCATTTACTTACCGGAACGCCGACCCTCATCTCGAGCTCAGGGAGCACGACGCCCCATTGAGAGTCCTGCTACTACACTCTGGGCTCAAAATGACACTGCCAGTCTAGGTGCTAACATACTGTTAGCCCCTGCAGCGCCCTCTCTGGCTGCAACATTTGTTCCAGCACATCCCTTGGAAGTCATCCAGCCACCGGAGGATGGCCCTCTTGATTTGCATCCAACAAAGCCAGATCCACAGCCTCCCTCTGAAAACATGGAAATTCCCCCAGACTCCACACCTCAGGCAAGTTTGGGATATGCCTCCTTGCTGGTAACCTCGCCTCCCGTTGAGGCCCTGAACCAGCCTGTGTTGATTGCGCCACCTTCCAGTTTGGTTTCCTCTCAAAACCTCTCACAACCCTCCAATCAGACAAGTCCTCGAGAGACAGCAACACCTGTGCACCCACCACCTCAGTCTTCTGAGATCAATCAAATGCCTCAGAATTCCCCTCCAATGAATCAGCCACAGCCTCTTTTCTCTCAGACACTAGTAAACTTCAGCACTTCTTCCACTCAAGGTATCTTGAATCTAGCACAAGAGACAAAAGATGTTCAGCCCTCTGTTCAAGCACCCCGACCCGTTCTCTCAAGGGCTCAGTCTCTTAGAAGTGATAACCAGTATCTTCCGCCTTCTGTTTCTCAAGCTCAGACTTCTGCCCCTGCCACCAGTCACAATGAATCTTCAAATTATGAGCTGCTTGATTTTTCTATGCATCAACCACAGTCCATGAATCAGGCAGTCCCAGCTGTCTCTCAGTCTGCCCATCCTGCGGGCTTGGTGAATAACACACACGGCTTTTACCTGCAGGTCACCAAAGATGCACAGCAGGGTGGGCAGTCTGACAGCGAACCTCTGCCCCTTCAGCAGATCTCTAACCCCCCACGACCCTCCAGCAACCAACCCAACAATGATCCGACTCACACCTCCTACCCTGCCCATCCACCTCCAGCTCAACACCAGCCTCCTCCACAGTTCCCTCCAGCTCAATCTGGTGCCCCTCCTGGATCTGGATTTGCCTCTTACCCACCCCAGTCTGGGAACTCTGCCCCCCAGCCACTTCAAGAACCCCAAAGACCTTCTTCATCTCTAGGTGGTCAGTCAGGCTACGGTGCTCCTCCTGCGATGCCACCTGGTCCGGGATATGCAGGGTACTACCCAGGACCCTACCCTGAGTACCAGAATGGAAGACCGCCTTATCCACCCCAGTACCCTATGGATCCCAGATCTCAAAGTTACTATCAG GATGATCCCTACCGTAGAGGAGATCCGCGATACGGCTGGTATGATGGACAAAATCCTGGTTACCGGGAAGCTGAACGTCAACCAGAGAGGCCAAGTTCTAGAACCAGCCAATACTCAGACAGACCCAATTCCAG ACAGGGGTATCAAGAAGACCTTTCTAGACCCAGCCGTAGTGCCTATGATGACTACTATGCAAACTACTATAAAAGACAGTATGATGCCTATGGAG ataGGAGCAGGTGGTATGATCCAAATGCTGCTTATGATCCACGCTACAGAGCCTACTATGACCAAGCATATGGCTGGTACTATGGAGATGCCTACTACAACCAACAATATCAAAACAG CAGAAAAGAGGGCTATGATGATCCATGGCGGTATTACCCTGGCTATGACTCTAGCTTTGATGATGAGTGCCGCAGACGCGAGCCATACGTCGACGATTTTGATCGCCGTTCGGTTCACAGTGAACAGTCAGCACACAGTGTGCATTCATCACACAGTCGGCGCAGTAGCTTCAGCTCACGGTCACAACAG AGTCAAGTGTATAGAAGTCAACCAGATTTGGTCAATGCAGCCTATGATGCCACTGGTATGACTTTTCCAGCGGATTACACCTACAGCCAGTATCCTAACCCTTCAGATACTGTAGATTACAGTCAGATTCCTTACTCTACCGACAACACCTGGACTGCCCCAGAGCAGC ctccTCCAAGGCCGTTGACCCCAGAGAAGTTTTCTGTTCCTCATCGCTGTGCTCGGTTTGGTCCTGCTGGTCAGCTGATCCTTGTCCAACCCAACCTGCCCTCTGCTGGTCAGCCTACACTTGTGGAAATCCACAGTATGGAG ACAATACTGCAGGATTCTCCAGAGCAGTCAGAAATGCGTTCGTTCCCTGGCCCGCTCGTCAA AGAGGAGACTCATAAGGTGGATGTCATAAAGTTTGCTCAGAACAAAGCCCAAGAGTGTTTGCGAAATGATGACCTCATCGACAAAGACTCCGCCTACCTCATCTGGGAGTTCATTGTGCTGCTGTGCCGCCAAAATGGG aCTGTAGTGGGCACAGACATCGCTGACCTGTTGCTAAAGGAGCATCGCTCTGTCTGGTTGCCGGGAAAATCACCCAATGAGGCTAATCTTATTGACTTCAACAACGAAGCAATAGAGCATGCCGAGGAGGAAGAGGCGGGGCCAATATCCCTTCTTTCAGACACTTTAATGGGCGTGCCAGAGAATGTTGGCAAGGAGACAGAGCGTTTCAGAGAACTTCTACTATTCGGCCGCAAGAAG gACGCTCTGGAGTCTGCTATGAAGAATGGCCTGTGGGGTCACGCGCTGTTATTGGCCAGTAAGATGGACAACAGAACACACGCCCGTGTCATGACCAG ATTTGCCAACAGCCTGCCTATTAACGACCCTCTTCAGACGGTGTACCAGCTCATGTCAGGACGAATGCCAGCTGCTGCTACT TGTTGCGGAGATGAGAAATGGGGCGACTGGCGACCTCACCTGGCCATGATGCTTTCCAACCTCACACACACTCTGGATCTTGACACCCGCACCATTTCCACCATGGGGGACACTTTAG CATCTAAAGGTCTAGTAGATGCAGCCCATTTCTGTTACCTGATGGCTCAAGTGGGTTTCGGCGTGTACACCAAGAAAAGTACCAAGATGGTCCTTATCGGCTCCAATCACAG CTTGCCATTTTTGAAGTTCTGCTCATCAGAGGCGATTCAGCGGACAGAATCGTATGAATACGCTCAGTCTCTTTGCTCTCAGCCTCTCTCTCTGCCAAACTTCCAG GTGTTCAAGTTCATCTACGCGTGTCGACTGGCGGAGGCGGGACTCTGTGCTCAGGCCTTCCATTACTGTGAGGTCATCTCGCGCACCCTGCTGAGCTTACCTGAGTACTACTCAGCTGTGTTCATCAGTCAGCTCATACAG ATGTCTCTGAGGTTGAGGTTTTTTGACCCTCAGCTGAAGGAGAGACCAGAGCAGGAGTTGTTTATAGAGCCTGATTGGTTACTGCATCTTAGACAACTAGATGGACAgatcaag GATGGTGCGATCACCTTACGTGCAGATCGCAGCACCCCACAGCTTTATCCCTGCAGTACACCCAGTTCAGAAGACCAGTGCAGCCAATCTGACCTCTCGACTCTGAATCCTGATCCCCACAATCCTCTCATGACCTCCCTTTTGCCCCCAGCTGGTGTTCAACTCATGCCACCAG CTCCTCCCACTATTCTTCAGGATGGGGCGGTTCCTCTTCAGCAGGCCCCTCCTCAGGGTGAAAGTGTTCCATTCTACCCAATTGCCCCGGGGCCACCACAGCCAAACTTTGCAGCACCGTTCCACCCTGAAATGCATGAGCAATACATGCCCATGCCACCCCAACAAATACCACAGCAAATGCCCCATCAAATGCCCCCACAATTTCCGACGTACAGCCCTGCAGAAATGCCTCCACAGATGCCACCAGGAATGCCACCTCAGATGCCCCCGCCAATGCCAGGGGCTGAACATGGCTCCATCCCTTCCTCTCCTCAGCAGTTTCCCCAGTCGTCTCCCACGTTCACTGCCCCTCCTCCACAAGGGAAGGACTTCTATGAAATGGCACGCATG ggcCCAGGCAGAAGATCAAGAAGCACTTCACAGTCGTCAGTGCAACTG ACATCAGGTCGTCGGTCTCGCACAACGTCGGAATCATCCAATCATTCTGGACGAGAGCACAGCAGTTCTCTAGTCAATCAGGGCTCTCCACCCCCGCCTCCTATCCCAGAGGCTCCACCACAGGACGAACCCAAGAAGACCAAGAAAGACTCTCCCAAAAAA GGAGCGAGTGGCGGCTGGCTGACCTGGCTGTATCCAAAACGAAAAAACGAAGCACATCTGCCAGACGACAAGAACAAATCT ATTGTGTGGGATGAAAAGAAGCAGAAATGGGTGAACCTGGATGAGCCAGAGGAGGAG AGCAAACCCCCTCCTCCTCCACCCACCGGCTTCCCCAAAGCTCCAATGGGCGGGATGGTGCCACCAGGAGTGGGTGGTCCAGCAGGGGGTCCACCAGTGAATATGTTCTCCAGGAGAGCAG gcacTAAGAGCCGTTATGTGGATGTGTTGAATCCCGGTCGTAGAGGATCTAAACCGGCCGCTGTTGTACCGCCTCCTGCTGATCTATTTGCTCCTCTCGCACCCATGGCCATGCCAGCCAACCTCTTTACTCCAGCTGCAG CCCTAGATGAGCAGCAGCAGCCGATGGAGGGAAGCGTTCCAGACGCCGGTGGAGAAAACACAGAGCAGACTAGTGCCACAGTGCCACAG ATGTTTAATCCGAATGCTTTGCCTCCCGGCCCGGAGGGGACACAGTCTGGAGAG CTGTCACGTTCTAGCTCAATGAGTTCTCTATCACGAGAAGTGAGTCAGCATTTAAATCAG GTTCCTGCTCAGCCGCCAATGCAAGGAGCTCCGCCTGCAGGAGGCGTGACCTTTTATAACCCCTCCCAGTTTGCGCAG TCTGTTCCCACAAGCCGTGCTCGATCTGGTCGTCTGGGACAGAGAGGATACCCAACAATCAAATAA